One window from the genome of Candidatus Planktophila sp. encodes:
- a CDS encoding DUF4395 domain-containing protein, with protein sequence MTEVLVKKISDVLIDARGPRFSAVLTTIVLAVALVTSNLWVVIAQAIIFAIGAIKGPQFTPYAYIFRSIIKPQLKGKTITEDVRPPQFAQSVGLLFALVAISGSIANIDVVFVVALSFALAAAFLNAAFNYCLGCELYLLLLRVRLSHG encoded by the coding sequence ATGACTGAAGTCTTAGTAAAAAAAATATCGGACGTATTAATTGATGCACGCGGACCTCGTTTTTCGGCAGTGCTTACGACAATAGTTTTGGCCGTGGCACTTGTAACATCTAATCTATGGGTTGTAATTGCGCAAGCAATTATTTTTGCGATAGGCGCGATTAAAGGTCCGCAATTCACACCGTATGCATATATTTTTCGAAGCATTATTAAGCCTCAGCTTAAAGGCAAAACCATCACCGAGGATGTACGGCCACCACAGTTTGCACAGAGCGTTGGTCTACTTTTTGCACTCGTAGCTATTAGCGGATCTATCGCCAATATAGACGTTGTTTTCGTTGTCGCACTGAGTTTTGCTCTGGCCGCAGCGTTCTTAAATGCAGCTTTTAACTACTGTCTAGGGTGCGAACTCTATTTGCTACTTCTTCGCGTACGATTGTCACATGGTTGA
- a CDS encoding FABP family protein, whose translation MVFTIPEGLHPDLNPVAWMVGTWRGKGRGEYSTVAPFEFAQEVVFNHDGRPFLNYYSRSWILDSEGEIERPGASETGFWRIKPKNVLEVVLSHNTGISEGWVGTFDGPKIQLVLDQGYSAPTAKIVTAGVRLYGLVAGELFFAYDMAAEGQELQAHIWSSLERQSE comes from the coding sequence ATGGTCTTTACTATCCCTGAGGGTTTACATCCGGACTTAAATCCAGTGGCATGGATGGTTGGAACATGGCGCGGTAAGGGCCGAGGCGAATATTCAACCGTAGCGCCTTTCGAATTTGCTCAAGAGGTTGTCTTCAATCATGATGGACGACCATTTCTTAATTACTATTCACGATCGTGGATTTTAGATAGCGAAGGTGAAATCGAACGCCCAGGTGCATCTGAAACCGGCTTTTGGCGCATTAAACCAAAAAACGTTCTGGAAGTTGTACTCTCACATAACACAGGAATATCTGAAGGTTGGGTAGGAACATTTGATGGACCAAAGATTCAACTTGTTTTAGACCAAGGTTATTCGGCACCAACAGCAAAAATTGTTACCGCCGGAGTCCGGCTTTACGGATTAGTTGCCGGTGAGCTTTTCTTTGCCTATGACATGGCGGCAGAGGGACAAGAGCTGCAGGCACATATCTGGTCATCACTCGAACGTCAGAGTGAGTAA
- a CDS encoding folate-binding protein, with protein sequence MSAVLVEDGVDKGAIWHFGEPSKEQRALQAGTAWADLSHLEVIAVSGEDRLKWLHDLTTQYLKDLSVNLWKSAMILDPQGHIEYQFNCVDDGLTTWLVVDPGYSEALCTYLTKMKFMLHVDVRSATDEIAVLRAPGLTTEIGGPFALVPRNELVQMSAHFNSVATQVGTWALDAERVAARRPRIGFETDHKSIPNEIGVLNGAVHMNKGCYRGQETVAKVFNLGNPPRRLVMLHLDGSDVAFPAQGAKVENNGVVVGFIGTVARHYELGTIALAIVKRNTPTDATLSVDGVPALQEPVL encoded by the coding sequence ATGAGCGCCGTACTTGTCGAAGATGGGGTTGATAAGGGTGCCATCTGGCACTTTGGTGAACCCTCTAAAGAGCAACGAGCACTTCAAGCAGGCACCGCTTGGGCCGATCTCTCACATCTAGAGGTTATTGCAGTCAGTGGAGAAGATCGTTTGAAGTGGTTACATGATTTAACCACACAGTACCTTAAGGATTTAAGCGTTAATCTCTGGAAGTCGGCGATGATTCTGGATCCACAGGGTCATATCGAGTATCAATTCAATTGTGTAGATGATGGTTTAACTACGTGGTTAGTTGTAGATCCTGGATACTCCGAAGCTCTGTGCACATATCTTACGAAGATGAAATTCATGCTGCATGTTGATGTTCGCAGCGCCACCGATGAGATAGCAGTTCTTCGCGCCCCAGGTTTAACTACTGAAATTGGTGGACCTTTTGCTTTAGTGCCACGTAATGAACTTGTTCAGATGAGTGCACACTTTAACTCCGTCGCAACTCAAGTTGGAACGTGGGCATTGGATGCCGAGCGCGTGGCTGCACGACGTCCGCGAATTGGGTTTGAAACCGATCATAAATCAATTCCTAATGAAATCGGTGTTTTAAACGGTGCGGTACATATGAATAAAGGTTGCTACCGCGGACAAGAAACCGTTGCAAAGGTATTTAACTTAGGTAACCCACCACGACGCCTGGTGATGTTGCACTTAGATGGAAGCGATGTCGCATTTCCCGCACAAGGGGCGAAAGTCGAAAATAATGGCGTTGTTGTTGGCTTTATCGGTACCGTTGCACGCCATTACGAGCTTGGCACAATCGCACTCGCAATTGTTAAGAGAAATACCCCGACCGATGCAACTCTTTCTGTCGACGGAGTTCCGGCCTTACAGGAACCCGTACTTTAA
- a CDS encoding Fur family transcriptional regulator: MVDKHELHEKGLRLTPQRELVLSAVRELGHSTPEEIAEKVRVAHPGINLSTVYRNLETLENVGLVVHTHLGHGGATYHAAEELTHLHLVCEKCGSIGDAPIEAAANFVNTLADDYGFKTDVTHFAIYGTCTACQ; encoded by the coding sequence ATGGTTGATAAACACGAGCTTCACGAAAAAGGCCTACGACTTACGCCTCAACGCGAGCTTGTTTTATCTGCAGTTCGGGAGCTTGGTCACTCTACCCCTGAAGAGATTGCCGAAAAAGTTCGCGTAGCCCATCCAGGCATCAATCTCTCCACCGTTTATCGCAACCTTGAAACTCTTGAAAATGTTGGCTTGGTAGTGCATACACATTTAGGACACGGTGGAGCTACGTATCATGCCGCTGAAGAGTTGACTCATTTGCATCTAGTCTGCGAAAAATGTGGCTCTATCGGTGATGCGCCAATTGAAGCGGCAGCTAACTTTGTTAACACACTTGCCGATGACTATGGTTTTAAAACCGATGTCACGCACTTTGCAATCTACGGAACCTGTACTGCCTGTCAATGA
- a CDS encoding asparaginase — MISLNVGEVLAELIRNDVVESQHVGHFVALDTDGSILLQKGDPTQLIYPRSSYKAVLASAMIRSGVNLTPRLLALTCSSHSGLPMHQEGVLEILGLAGLDENALQNVKGKPLDEAAALATSEPTRLAMNCSGKHAGMLLGCSVNGWPTHNYLEPGHRLQQAFKMELENLAGESVSHTAIDGCGAPLFLISLLGLARAIRAMTISTDPAHQSVVNACRSFPEMVAGPERMSSILMGQHPGLFMKSGAESIMVASIEDGRSFAFKVNDGGLRPRNVISLAGLRLLGINAGDALEKVYGGDHVVGSIRATF; from the coding sequence TTGATCTCGCTAAACGTGGGCGAAGTTCTCGCCGAATTAATTAGAAACGATGTAGTGGAGTCACAGCATGTCGGGCATTTTGTGGCTCTAGATACTGATGGTTCAATTCTTTTACAAAAGGGTGATCCAACGCAGTTAATTTATCCTCGCTCATCGTATAAAGCAGTTCTGGCATCGGCAATGATTCGTAGCGGAGTGAATTTAACTCCACGTTTATTAGCCCTTACCTGTTCATCTCACTCTGGTCTTCCCATGCATCAAGAAGGTGTATTGGAAATTTTGGGATTAGCGGGTTTAGATGAGAACGCTCTACAAAACGTTAAAGGCAAACCATTAGATGAAGCCGCAGCGCTAGCAACTTCCGAACCAACGCGCCTTGCCATGAACTGCAGTGGCAAACACGCAGGGATGCTTTTGGGTTGTTCGGTCAATGGTTGGCCTACTCATAATTATTTGGAGCCCGGACATCGGCTTCAACAAGCATTCAAAATGGAACTTGAAAACCTTGCTGGTGAAAGCGTTTCACACACTGCGATAGATGGCTGCGGCGCACCTTTATTTTTAATCTCCCTTCTCGGCTTAGCTCGAGCAATTAGAGCGATGACAATCTCCACTGACCCTGCACATCAGAGCGTCGTTAATGCTTGTAGAAGTTTTCCAGAGATGGTTGCAGGACCAGAGAGAATGTCCTCAATCCTTATGGGTCAACACCCCGGGCTATTTATGAAAAGTGGCGCAGAGTCGATCATGGTCGCCTCTATAGAAGATGGCAGAAGCTTCGCATTTAAAGTAAATGATGGCGGATTACGTCCACGGAACGTGATTTCCCTTGCAGGGCTGCGCTTATTGGGCATAAATGCAGGTGATGCGTTAGAGAAGGTCTACGGAGGCG